A genome region from Lucilia cuprina isolate Lc7/37 chromosome 3, ASM2204524v1, whole genome shotgun sequence includes the following:
- the LOC111679966 gene encoding DDB1- and CUL4-associated factor 13 encodes MKVKMISRNPDDFVRETKHEHHKMPRNYDPSLHPLESAREYVRALNATKLEKVFAKPFVGNLSGHRDGVSCFGKHPKSLSTLLSGAYDGEVRIWDLANRECVRSFVAHEGFVRGICYNVKGDRFFTVGDDKTIKVWNSQAPDVGEEEEPINTILSRSMITGITHHRKEAKFATCGEYCSIWDENRNDPLKNLKWGVDTLHDVAFNPVETSLLSCCGSDRSIILYDQREAKPLRKMVLTMKSNKLSWNPMEAFNFTVANEDCNLYTFDTRQLSNPLKIHFDHVSAVTDVDYSPTGKEFVSGSYDKTLRIYNVHQSHSREIYHTKRMQHLVCVAWSLDNRYVFTGSDEMNIRMWKAKAAEKLGVIRPRERVAFNYQEALKEKYAAHPQIKRIARHRQVPRSIMNKQKKMRAVKDKELRKEANVRKHSKPGTVPFVAEKKKTVLKEEV; translated from the exons ATGAAGGTAAAAATGATAAGTCGCAATCCGGACGATTTTGTGCGTGAAACTAAACATGAACATCACAAAA tgCCTCGTAATTATGATCCCTCTTTGCATCCCCTGGAATCGGCTAGAGAATATGTGCGCGCCTTAAATGCCACTAAATTGGAAAAGGTGTTTGCCAAACCATTTGTAGGCAATTTAAGTGGTCATCGTGATGGTGTCTCCTGTTTTGGTAAACATCCTAAAAGTCTATCAACTTTATTGAGTGGTGCCTATGATGGTGAAGTGCGCATATGGGATTTGGCAAACCGAGAATGTGTTCGTTCATTTGTGGCCCATGAAGGTTTTGTACGCGGCATTTGTTATAATGTGAAGGGTGATAGATTTTTCACTGTGGGTGATGATAAAACTATAAAGGTGTGGAATTCCCAGGCTCCAGATGTGGGCGAGGAAGAAGAACCCATTAATACCATTTTAAGTAGATCCATGATTACGGGCATAACACATCATCGTAAGGAGGCTAAGTTTGCTACTTGTGGTGAATATTGTTCGATATGGGATGAAAATCGTAATGATCCCTTGAAAAATCTAAAGTGGGGTGTAGATACTTTGCATGATGTGGCCTTTAATCCGGTAGAAACTTCCTTATTGTCTTGTTGTGGCAGTGATCGTAGTATTATCTTATATGATCAAAGAGAAGCAAAGCCTTTAAGGAAAATGGTTTTAACCATGAAAAGTAACAAATTATCTTGGAATCCTATGGAGGCGTTCAACTTTACAGTGGCTAATGAAGATTGCAA CCTTTACACTTTCGACACACGCCAATTGAGCAATCCTTTGAAAATCCACTTTGATCACGTTTCCGCTGTCACCGATGTTGATTATTCACCCACTGGCAAGGAATTCGTTTCAGGCAGTTATGACAAAACTCTGCGCATTTACAATGTTCATCAGAGTCACTCACGTGAAATCTATCATACCAAACGTATGCAACATTTAGTCTGCGTGGCCTGGTCTCTGGATAATCGTTATGTTTTCACGGGCTCCGATGAAATGAACATACGCATGTGGAAGGCCAAGGCTGCGGAAAAGCTGGGTGTTATACGTCCCCGTGAACGTGTTGCTTTTAATTATCAGGAAGCATTGAAGGAGAAATATGCCGCTCATCCACAAATCAAACGTATTGCTAGACATCGTCAAGTACCTCGAAGCATTATGAATAAACAGAAGAAAATGCGTGCTGTTAAGGATAAGGAATTACGTAAAGAGGCCAATGTACGCAAACACTCTAAACCGGGTACTGTACCATTTGTGGCCGAAAAGAAGAAGACCGTTTTAAAGGAGGAAGTTtag
- the LOC111679972 gene encoding histone H3.1/H3.2-like, which yields MSRGTLGDSDSVIEEGTMHNFDYRTRSSITNPYGQASTSRATTSRTSRKGTNNTGNSNTLKGAARRKKKTPRQREIRLLKSIMQFQKTTTLLIPRAPFARLVREISFNVNPDIARYTITALEALQEATEMFMVQLLQDSYLLTMHRKCVTLSTADMMLIRALKLNL from the exons atgtCTCGTGGAACTCTAGGAGATTCGGACTCAGTGATAGAAGAAGGAACGATGCACAACTTTGATTATCGTACCCGAAGTTCCATAACCAATCCATATGGACAAGCCTCTACAAGTCGTGCAACCACTAGCAGAACGTCCAGAAAAGGTACTAATAATACCGGCAATAGCAACACATTGAAAGGAGCTGCACGTCGAAAGAAAAAGACTCCTCGCCAAAGAGAAATACGTCTATTAAAATCAATAATGCAATTTCAAAAGACTACAA ctTTACTAATACCTCGAGCTCCTTTCGCACGTTTAGTACGTGAAATTAGTTTTAATGTTAATCCAGATATAGCACGCTATACAATAACCGCATTGGAAGCTTTACAGGAGGCGACTGAAATGTTTATGGTACAATTACTGCAGGATTCTTACCTCCTGACTATGCATCGAAAATGTGTTACTTTATCGACAGCCGATATGATGTTGATACgtgctttaaaattaaatctttaa